A segment of the Streptomyces sp. NBC_01235 genome:
AATGACTTCGGCGAGGTGGACTGTCGGCCATGCCGGATCCAAGTACTCCAGCGAACGCCGCAACGCAGCGGCCCTGGGCGGGACCACGACGTCACGGGCACCGAGTTCACTCAGCGCCCAGCGAAGTGCCACTCCTTCACTGTCGTCCGGGGCCTCACCCCGCTGCCGAAAGGATTCATAGGCTCGCTGAAGTCCCGGCACCGCACGCTGGATGCCCAGGTCCGCCAAGGCTTCGGCCGCCCATTGGCGAACGGTGGAGTTCCCGCTGTCCAGCAGGCCGACCAGCACGTCACCCGGCAGTGGATCCTGCAGCGCGGTGAAGACCTCAATGGCACACAGTTGTCCGAACGGTTCCAGACCGGATACTGCCGCGATCAGCTCGTTCAGCACTTCTGGCCCCATAGCGATCAGCGCATGCTGGGCGTCCTCTGCCACTTCGCTTGATTCCGCGTCCAGTTCGCCAACCCTCTGGGCAACCGTGCCGTCCATGCCCCTGAGTCTGGCTCGGCGTCACCCACCACGGCCACTCGATAAACCACTCGCCCATGCCCACGACAACGTTGCTGTCCACGGACCTCGGACGACCGGACGCTCGGTCACAGCACGCTGGGACGGCACGTGGCTGACACTGTCAGCAACACGAAACCACAGCTCCAACCGACCAGGGAGAACGAAAGATCCAGATAACGGCCTGGTCGTCAGTCAGGAATTCCACCGGCACCCGGCGGACGGTAGCCACCCGTCATCCGAGCCCACCGAGCTTCCAGAGAAACCTGACGCCGCATCCCGGAGCCGTGCCAGACGGCCAAGATCAATCTCAGCGCCAACCACGGTTCGATTGATCCCCGGGGCCGGATGAGGGCCCGTCGACTCCCTGGGGAAGTCGATGGGCCCTCGGTTCATGACCGTTCAAGAGGGTTGAGGAGGGTTCCGCAGGGCCTCAGACCGTTCCTAAAGACTGAGCGGGAGTGAGTCCTGTTGCCAGAACCCATGCTCGGCCGAACGCCCCGAACGGTGTTGGGCGTTCTGGTTGCCCGCGTTCGCTCCGCGTCCGGGCGGCACGGATCGTGTCCGTGGTCCGGGGATGCGGGGGCGGGTTCCCTCACGCCCAAGGACGCCCGGTCGGGCCTGGACGGTCCGATGCCCCACCGCATCACTCCGGTGCTGTGGGGGCGGTGTCGTCCGTCGCCGGATCGGGTGTCCCTGGGCGCGCCTTCCGATCGCCACGGCGGCAGCGTCGTGGCGAGTGGTCTTACGGGTGGTGCTGGTGAGGGGCTTCTGCCAGTGCTGGGCGCCCCACTTCGAGGTGTAGGCAGGGTCCACCGCGATGACCGCGATACCCGTGGCGTCGGCCATCGAAGACAATCGGGCGCGGAGTTTCCCGGTGGGCATGCCGGAGATCAGCTGCCGGAAGCGTTTCCGGCGGCCGTGCTTCTCACGGGTCTTCTCGGCGGCGAAGTCCAGGTCCTCGACGGCAATCGCCCGCGCGCCGCACGTTCGGGCCCAGTGCAGGAGGCGGGTCAGGGCGTGGCGGACCTGGGCGTCGCGGTGCTGCGCGGTGCCGGTCAGGTCGTAGAAGAAGCGGCGCGGGGCGCCGGTCGGGTTGCCGTTCACGTCCAAGCGCCAGGCAGCGAGGTGATCAGCGTTCATGTCGACGCCGATCACTCCGTGGGCCAGGGCGGCCTCGATGGGGAGGGTGGGGGTGGGCGGGATCTGCCAGGAGGCGGTCAGGTACCAGCGGTCCCGGCCCATGTCGATGGGGGTCCCCCCGGTCGAGCGAAGTCGAGAGTGGGGGAGGAGGCGGTAGGCGATCGCCCGGTTGGCTGCGACGCGGTCCGCCCACTCGCCTCCCCGGTGCGCGAACGCGACCCGGCAGGCCAGGACGTACCGTCCGTGCGGGGCGTTGGCCAGATGCGCGAGCGGCGCGGGGAGTTTGAGGCTCACCTCTCCGTCGGGGCTGACCCGGATCGTCTCGTTGCCGTACCGCTTGCCGGACTCACCGTCCGCCTGGCAGAACCAGCGCTCGGCCTCCCAGCCCCGGCGCCACTGCGACTCCGTGAGCCCGGCCTCGTCCAGGTGGTGCCGGGTGCGGGCCAGGCTCTTGCCGCCGCGCACCACGTGCACGAGTCCGGCCTCGCGGTCGGCCCGCGCAGCGGCCAGCCGGTCCTGAAGCACCCGCAGACGCCGGGACTTCGCATGCCACTCCCGCCGCGACCGGTAACCGCCCGGGGCCTGCCTGGTCCCCTTCTGCCCGACCGGCTGGGACAGCCGGTGCTCGATGGTGCGGACGCCCGCTTCCAGGTTCTGGATGTGCGCCAGCTGGCAGCGGCGGGCCAGCGCCCACTGGTCGTGCGAGGCCTTGGTGATCGCCCCGGCCCACCGCGACGACGAGAGCGGCGTCAGCTCCCGCTTGCGTCCCGCCCACGTCTCAGCGGAGTGCTCCAGGCCATCCCGGCAGCGCGCCCTGAGATCCTTCGAGGCCAGCGACCCCAGATGCGCGCCGACCAGACGCAGCACCTTCTCATCGTCCGGCGCCAGGTGCTTGAGCCGGGTCCGGATGGCCACACCACTCGGACCGGACACGACGAACGACGCCGCCACACTCCTCAGCCCGCCCACCCCGTCACCCCCGACCCCACCCGAAGAACCCGTCATCGCATCCAACGAGCAGTTCCGTAGAAGGTCACGCATTCGACGCGAGAACGTCAGTTCCCCCCTTAATACCGGTGCCATGGCCGAGGCACGCGACACGACACCGACCCCCGGCACTCACTCCCACTCACCAGAACACCCCTGAACACACTCCAGCGATAGCAGCTCCAAACCCTCACACCCTCAGACGCCCAGCCGCTCACCTTCGTCGTCCCGCGTCATCGGCGTGGTCGGCTCCGGCGACTCGTCGTGCGTGAGGTCGGGCAGCCGGT
Coding sequences within it:
- a CDS encoding HEAT repeat domain-containing protein, whose protein sequence is MDGTVAQRVGELDAESSEVAEDAQHALIAMGPEVLNELIAAVSGLEPFGQLCAIEVFTALQDPLPGDVLVGLLDSGNSTVRQWAAEALADLGIQRAVPGLQRAYESFRQRGEAPDDSEGVALRWALSELGARDVVVPPRAAALRRSLEYLDPAWPTVHLAEVIEQLAAHGQAVLYFQIWQVKPGGEAFGGHGPGIDWEVDRRLPWARIVADCRDWALLAAEATDKAPDLVATICWIAASDL